One window of the Microplitis demolitor isolate Queensland-Clemson2020A chromosome 10, iyMicDemo2.1a, whole genome shotgun sequence genome contains the following:
- the LOC103569166 gene encoding midnolin homolog, with translation MDYKFFIGLLVLPIISTSVSEGKRHGGHGHSGGHIHGAGHGHFGGHGHSGSSHSGSPDSGSSPLSDYAGFSRSSHSVGSSDSFGPSDLSKFGISQFRCDGDSGSINSNHHIHYDDDEHYYSSSLSDSSTESLFDTSNEYRRIHELSDKLPTDIEEYVKKYATNKKATTTYDYVTTTTESSRMASDSPNSLVLMAENMAKMLDSIKAFSKSPGLDRELEDLQRINNEYLTDSKFE, from the exons atggactataaatttttcattggaTTGTTGGTCCTACCAATCATATCAA CTAGCGTTTCTGAAGGAAAAAGGCATGGAGGTCATGGCCATTCTGGTGGTCATATTCATGGTGCTGGACACGGCCATTTCGGTGGTCACGGTCATTCTGGCTCATCACATTCAGGATCACCCGACTCAGGATCATCTCCATTATCAG ATTACGCAGGATTCTCTAGATCTTCACATTCAGTAGGATCATCAGATTCATTCGGACCTTCagatttatctaaatttgGAATCTCTCAATTTCGATGTGATGGAGATTCTGGGAGTATAAATTCTAATCATCACATACACTACGACGATGATGAACACTACTACTCATCAAGTTTAAGTGACAGTTCAACCGAATCTCTTTTTGACACTTCTAACGAATACAGAAGAATACATGAGCTTAGTGACAAACTGCCCACTGATATAGAAGAGTATGTTAAGAAGTATGCAACCAATAAAAAAGCCACCACAACATATGATTATGTAACGACAACAACAGAATCTTCTAGGATGGCGAGCGACTCTCCTAACTCTCTGGTTTTAATGGCTGAAAATATGGCAAAGATGCTCGATTCAATAAAAGCATTCTCGAAATCCCCGGGCTTAGATAGGGAACTTGAAGATTTACAAAggattaataatgaatatttaaccGATAGTaaatttgagtaa